From a region of the Triticum aestivum cultivar Chinese Spring chromosome 7D, IWGSC CS RefSeq v2.1, whole genome shotgun sequence genome:
- the LOC123163776 gene encoding uncharacterized protein has translation MTRSSHISPATKTEDHNFPYIYGPATKPEDMKFPYIYGPSMKTNDQKFPYIYAPSTKTDDQNFPYIFGPDTKTNDQKFPYIYGPTTKPNNQKSPYIYGPTTDDQKFPYIYGSATKSDSQNFPYIYGPTMKTSDQKFPYIYGPAMKTDDHKFPYIYGPATKTNDQKFPYIYGQDMTTEDHKFPYIYDQDTKNDDQKFPYIYGPHTKTDDLKFPYIYALATKTGEVKFPYIYGPTMGTNGKNYKFPYIYGLERNVDDQKTTRSKGFPGISTMGASNLQEKVSEGDVHIHGDFTFTEDIVKLGSTIIPYILPSATLGAPLLQRDIADSIPISMRNFNGIMKMFTSVSYTMANDIWSTLNMCENVHPLNGEKKTCIGSVESMVEFVSSMLGSTRDLQAFSSSQVPNEGVVTRRRYKVVAS, from the exons ATGACCAGAAGTTCCCATATATCTCCTGCAACAAAAACCGAAGACCATAATTTTCCATACATCTATGGCCCTGCCACAAAACCCGAAGACATGAAGTTTCCTTATATCTATGGCCCATCTATGAAAACCAACGACCAGAAATTTCCTTACATCTACGCCCCATCCACAAAAACCGATGACCAAAATTTTCCATATATCTTTGGCCCTGACACTAAAACAAACGACCAGAAGTTTCCATACATCTATGGCCCAACCACAAAACCAAACAACCAAAAGTCTCCATACATCTACGGGCCAACCACAGATGACCAGAAATTTCCATACATATATGGATCCGCTACGAAATCTGATAGCCAGAATTTTCCATATATCTATGGCCCAACCATGAAAACCAGTGACCAAAAATTTCCATACATCTATGGCCCAGCCATGAAAACTGATGACCATAAGTTTCCATACATCTATGGTCCGGCCACGAAAACCAATGATCAAAAGTTTCCGTACATCTACGGCCAAGACATGACAACTGAGGACCACAAATTTCCATACATCTACGACCAAGACACGAAAAATGATGACCAGAAGTTTCCGTATATCTACGGCCCACACACGAAAACTGATGACCTGAAGTTTCCATACATCTACGCCCTAGCCACAAAAACCGGTGAGGTGAAGTTTCCCTACATATATGGTCCAACCATGGGAACAAATGGCAAGAATTATAAGTTTCCATATATATACGGCCTAGAAAGGAATGTCGACGACCAGAAGACCACAAGGAGCAAAGGTTTTCCAGGAATTAGCACGATGGGCGCGTCCAATCTGCAAG AAAAGGTGAGCGAGGGAGACGTTCACATCCATGGAGACTTCACGTTCACGGAAGACATCGTGAAACTAGGATCTACAATCATCCCTTACATCCTACCATCAGCTACCTTAGGTGCTCCTTTGCTGCAGCGTGACATCGCTGACTCCATCCCCATTTCCATGAGGAACTTCAATGGCATCATGAAAATGTTCACGTCAGTATCTTACACCATGGCAAACGACATATGGTCGACCCTGAACATGTGTGAGAATGTGCACCCTCTCAACGGCGAGAAGAAAACATGTATCGGCTCCGTGGAATCAATGGTCGAGTTTGTCTCATCGATGCTCGGGAGTACACGCGACCTACAAGCTTTCTCCTCATCCCAAGTGCCCAATGAAGGTGTGGTGACAAGGAGGAGGTACAAAGTAGTGGCGTCATGA